The Papio anubis isolate 15944 chromosome 5, Panubis1.0, whole genome shotgun sequence genome has a segment encoding these proteins:
- the LOC108586323 gene encoding 60S ribosomal protein L39, producing the protein MSSHKTFRIKRFLAKKQKQNRPIPQWIRMKTGNKIRYNSKRRHWRRTKLGL; encoded by the coding sequence ATGTCTTCTCACAAGACTTTCAGGATTAAGCGATTCCtggccaagaaacaaaagcaaaatcgtCCCATTCCCCAGTGGATTCggatgaaaactggaaataaaataaggtaCAACTCCAAAAGGAGACACTGGAGAAGAACCAAGCTGGGTCTATAA